One region of Jatrophihabitans cynanchi genomic DNA includes:
- a CDS encoding MFS transporter — MPELTARRRTVVLATVCLAAFAINLDTTIVNVAVPDLARQLGATTSDLQWIVDGYNLAFAALVLTAGSLGDRFGRRPALMTGLAGFALASGVGALVGSASALVAVRFVMGVSAAVIFPTTLSIITNTFPDRRERAKAIGVWGAVTGLGVAIGPVTGGVLLAHFGWPSVFVALVPVAVVALAATWAWVPESSDAAQARLDLPGLALSSAAIGALVYTIIEAPGRGWSDTATLAGFAATAALVAAFVAVERRRARPMIDLTLFRTPAFSAASASVTVAFFALFGFIFLVTQYFQFLRGYSALSTGVRILPVATTIAVGSVGGVLLAGGIGTRAVVTTGLVLLGSSFGWIALSPTFMPYSQIVGQMVLMGLGLGLTTAPATESILSVLPPAKAGVGSAVNDATREVGGTLGVAVLGSIFTSVYAQHLATTSFRGLPGHVVDAAQNSVAAALGTVGRTRAGHAQHQLLDGVQASFMSGFHLACLVATGICLLGVAGASLLPGRTRGPSAAVTVLEPAAAL; from the coding sequence ATGCCCGAACTGACCGCTCGTCGGCGAACGGTGGTGCTGGCGACGGTGTGCCTCGCCGCCTTCGCCATCAACCTGGACACCACGATCGTGAACGTCGCGGTCCCCGATCTCGCGCGCCAACTCGGCGCGACGACCAGCGACCTGCAGTGGATCGTCGACGGCTACAACCTGGCTTTCGCCGCGCTCGTGCTCACCGCCGGCTCGCTCGGCGATCGGTTCGGCCGCCGCCCGGCGCTGATGACCGGCCTGGCCGGCTTCGCGCTGGCCAGCGGAGTCGGCGCGCTCGTCGGGTCGGCCTCGGCGCTGGTGGCGGTGCGGTTCGTGATGGGGGTCAGCGCGGCGGTGATCTTCCCGACCACGCTGTCGATCATCACGAACACGTTTCCCGACCGCCGCGAGCGGGCCAAGGCGATCGGCGTGTGGGGTGCCGTGACCGGGCTCGGCGTGGCCATCGGACCGGTCACCGGCGGCGTGCTGCTGGCCCACTTCGGCTGGCCGTCGGTGTTCGTCGCGCTCGTCCCGGTCGCCGTCGTCGCGCTGGCTGCCACCTGGGCGTGGGTGCCCGAGTCCAGCGACGCCGCGCAGGCGCGCCTGGACCTGCCCGGCCTCGCGCTGTCCTCCGCCGCGATCGGCGCGCTAGTGTACACGATCATCGAGGCGCCCGGACGTGGCTGGAGCGATACGGCGACGCTGGCCGGCTTCGCAGCCACGGCCGCGCTCGTCGCCGCGTTCGTCGCCGTCGAGCGTCGCCGCGCTCGGCCGATGATCGACCTCACGCTGTTCCGCACGCCCGCGTTCTCGGCCGCGAGCGCGTCAGTGACGGTCGCGTTCTTCGCCCTGTTCGGGTTCATCTTCCTGGTGACGCAGTACTTCCAGTTCCTGCGCGGCTACAGTGCGCTGTCCACCGGCGTACGGATCCTGCCGGTCGCCACCACCATCGCCGTCGGGTCGGTCGGCGGCGTGCTGCTCGCCGGCGGGATCGGGACCCGCGCCGTGGTCACCACCGGGCTGGTCCTGCTCGGCTCCTCGTTCGGCTGGATCGCACTCTCACCGACCTTCATGCCGTACAGCCAGATCGTCGGCCAGATGGTGCTGATGGGCCTCGGCCTCGGGCTGACGACCGCGCCGGCAACGGAGTCGATCCTGTCCGTCCTGCCGCCGGCGAAAGCCGGCGTCGGCTCCGCCGTCAACGACGCGACCCGCGAGGTCGGCGGCACCCTCGGCGTCGCGGTCCTCGGCAGCATCTTCACCAGCGTCTACGCCCAGCACCTGGCCACCACGTCGTTCCGCGGCCTGCCCGGCCACGTCGTCGACGCCGCGCAGAACTCGGTGGCCGCCGCGCTGGGAACGGTCGGCCGGACTCGTGCCGGCCACGCGCAGCACCAGCTCCTCGACGGCGTGCAGGCGTCCTTCATGAGCGGCTTCCACCTCGCCTGTCTCGTCGCCACCGGCATCTGCCTGCTCGGCGTCGCCGGCGCGTCGCTGCTGCCCGGGCGCACCCGCGGGCCGTCCGCCGCCGTGACGGTGCTCGAGCCCGCGGCCGCGCTGTGA
- a CDS encoding SAM-dependent methyltransferase: MTYRETNLVASIERLSGAPLVALAQPQRDHVDQFHAGGAEAVDRLLPGLGLTPAMTVLDVGSGLGGPARQVARSAGCRVVGVDITPAYVEAARALTDAAGLSERVGFECTDLAALDATEFDAAYTVHVQMNVADKTRFFGEIARRLRPGARFAVFEVCRNGAAEPVLPLPWSLDGTDSHLVAAEELRATIESCGFELLDWADESAWIRQWFEQTPARVAAAATRALLPALLQDGPRRMTNFAAALFGGVVSVHRGCFTRTRAVRPIA, translated from the coding sequence ATGACCTACCGCGAGACCAACCTCGTCGCCTCGATCGAGAGACTGTCCGGCGCTCCGCTGGTGGCACTGGCCCAGCCGCAACGTGATCACGTAGACCAGTTCCACGCCGGCGGAGCGGAGGCGGTCGACCGGCTGCTGCCCGGCCTCGGCCTCACCCCCGCGATGACCGTCCTGGACGTCGGGTCAGGTCTCGGCGGCCCCGCCCGGCAGGTCGCCCGGAGCGCCGGCTGTCGCGTCGTCGGCGTCGATATCACGCCCGCGTACGTCGAGGCGGCCCGGGCGCTCACGGACGCCGCCGGGCTGTCCGAGCGGGTCGGCTTCGAGTGCACCGACCTCGCCGCCCTCGACGCGACCGAGTTCGACGCGGCGTACACCGTCCACGTCCAGATGAACGTCGCTGACAAGACGAGGTTCTTCGGCGAGATCGCCCGCCGGCTGCGTCCCGGCGCGCGCTTCGCGGTGTTCGAGGTGTGCCGCAACGGCGCGGCCGAACCGGTGCTCCCGTTGCCGTGGTCCCTCGACGGCACGGACAGCCACCTCGTGGCTGCCGAGGAGTTGCGCGCCACGATCGAGTCCTGCGGCTTCGAGCTGCTCGACTGGGCCGACGAGTCCGCGTGGATCCGGCAGTGGTTCGAACAGACGCCGGCCCGGGTGGCCGCCGCCGCGACCCGCGCCCTGCTGCCGGCGCTGTTACAGGACGGGCCGCGCCGGATGACGAACTTCGCGGCCGCGCTCTTCGGCGGCGTCGTGTCCGTGCACCGCGGCTGCTTCACCCGCACCCGAGCGGTCCGGCCGATCGCGTGA
- a CDS encoding TIGR03086 family metal-binding protein, translated as MDRLLAMFASGQAEFGKRVHAVTEYQWASATPDTEWSVADLVNHLIDEHRWVPPLLRGLDLRSAGEVVDGSRSLPVDGGVGANLAQEWDETAVASANAVRAPGTLERTVELSRGQTPVRGYLEELVFDLTVHAWDLGTAIGYAEPLPDELVGYVYERVSGHGDLSGSGLFGKPVDVPDDAPTIDKLVAATGRRPR; from the coding sequence ATGGACAGGTTGCTGGCGATGTTCGCGTCGGGGCAGGCGGAGTTCGGCAAGCGGGTGCATGCCGTCACCGAGTACCAGTGGGCGTCCGCCACCCCGGACACCGAGTGGAGCGTGGCCGACCTGGTGAACCACCTGATCGACGAGCACCGTTGGGTACCGCCGCTGCTGCGCGGCCTCGACCTGAGGTCCGCCGGTGAGGTCGTCGACGGTTCGCGTTCGCTGCCGGTCGACGGCGGTGTCGGGGCCAACCTGGCCCAGGAATGGGACGAGACCGCGGTCGCGTCCGCGAACGCCGTGCGCGCACCCGGCACGCTGGAGCGCACGGTGGAGCTGTCCCGCGGCCAGACTCCCGTGCGCGGCTACCTCGAGGAGCTGGTCTTCGACCTGACGGTGCACGCATGGGACCTCGGCACCGCGATCGGGTACGCCGAGCCGTTGCCGGACGAGCTGGTCGGCTACGTCTACGAGCGAGTGTCCGGGCACGGCGACCTGTCCGGCTCGGGCCTGTTCGGCAAGCCGGTCGACGTCCCCGACGACGCGCCGACGATCGACAAGCTGGTCGCCGCCACCGGCCGCCGGCCGCGCTAG